The Rhizobium tumorigenes genome window below encodes:
- a CDS encoding amino acid ABC transporter permease — translation MRDLLIWVPLLLDGLVQTLLLFVIVLALGFVLGVFVGLARLSRLRPVRYAALAFVELFRGVSLYVTLFWLYFAAPFLGMRLSVWEAAVIGCSLTHAAYSSEYIRAAVLSIHTSQHEAAVALGMNGFQRLRYVVLPQALVALLPLMGNEFVMLLKGTSIVSLIGLAELTEQAHSIIVSTYQPVPVLLAVLCTYFVLAQALIGLTRWMERRFGRWKLRSATSLPSGAPSVVMMATAAAH, via the coding sequence GTGCGTGACCTGCTTATTTGGGTCCCGCTGCTTCTCGACGGGCTGGTACAGACGCTCCTGCTGTTCGTCATTGTCTTGGCGCTCGGTTTTGTCCTTGGGGTTTTCGTCGGTCTTGCACGCCTGTCGCGGTTGCGTCCGGTGCGGTACGCCGCCTTGGCGTTCGTAGAGCTTTTTCGTGGTGTATCTCTCTATGTCACGTTGTTCTGGCTTTATTTCGCAGCCCCATTCCTCGGGATGCGACTGAGCGTATGGGAAGCTGCGGTGATAGGCTGCTCACTCACCCACGCCGCCTATTCCTCCGAATATATCAGAGCCGCGGTGCTTTCCATTCATACCAGCCAACACGAGGCGGCGGTTGCACTGGGTATGAATGGCTTCCAGCGCTTGCGGTACGTAGTGCTGCCGCAAGCGCTGGTCGCTCTGCTGCCGTTGATGGGCAATGAATTCGTAATGCTGCTCAAGGGCACGTCGATCGTATCGCTGATTGGGCTCGCGGAACTGACGGAGCAGGCTCACTCGATTATCGTGAGTACCTATCAGCCGGTCCCGGTGCTTCTTGCTGTTTTGTGCACGTACTTCGTTTTGGCGCAGGCGTTGATCGGGCTGACGCGGTGGATGGAGCGCCGTTTCGGTCGGTGGAAGTTGCGTTCCGCCACGAGCCTACCGTCAGGGGCGCCGTCGGTGGTGATGATGGCGACTGCGGCAGCACATTGA
- the ehuA gene encoding ectoine/hydroxyectoine ABC transporter ATP-binding protein EhuA, which yields MADGITSPIITFRNVKKTFGNLTVLSDLNLDVAPNENLTLIGPSGSGKSTILRILMTLETVQGGGVSVDGEELWHDQGAGVASRQASGQQTGAIRRKIGMVFQSFNLFPHMSALRNIAEAPVRVLGLSKDEAYARALKLLKLVGLSDKQNSFPIQLSGGQQQRVAIARALAMRPKILLFDEVTSALDPETVGEVLSVIRDLAQEHQFTTLMVTHHMGIAREISDRVCFLEGGRIIEQGSPAQIFESPSNNRTKAFLKAILEA from the coding sequence ATGGCTGACGGGATCACCTCACCCATAATCACGTTTCGAAATGTTAAAAAGACATTCGGCAACCTCACAGTTCTGTCGGACCTCAACCTCGATGTAGCGCCGAACGAAAACCTGACGCTCATAGGGCCAAGCGGTTCCGGAAAATCGACGATATTACGCATTCTCATGACGCTGGAGACCGTTCAGGGCGGCGGCGTGTCGGTGGATGGTGAAGAACTCTGGCACGACCAGGGCGCGGGTGTCGCGAGCCGGCAGGCGAGTGGGCAGCAAACCGGAGCGATCCGTCGCAAGATCGGGATGGTGTTCCAGAGCTTTAATTTGTTCCCGCATATGAGCGCATTGCGCAACATCGCGGAGGCTCCTGTTCGCGTGCTTGGGCTTTCAAAGGACGAAGCCTATGCACGGGCGCTGAAACTTCTGAAACTCGTCGGTCTCTCTGACAAGCAGAACAGCTTCCCCATCCAGTTGTCCGGCGGGCAGCAACAGCGTGTGGCGATCGCGCGCGCTCTCGCCATGCGCCCGAAGATTCTGCTGTTTGACGAAGTGACCTCGGCGCTCGACCCGGAAACGGTCGGTGAGGTGCTGTCGGTGATCCGCGACCTCGCACAAGAGCATCAATTCACGACACTGATGGTGACCCATCACATGGGTATCGCCCGCGAAATCTCCGATCGCGTCTGTTTCCTCGAAGGCGGGCGCATTATCGAGCAGGGCAGTCCGGCTCAAATATTTGAATCGCCCTCGAACAACCGGACAAAGGCTTTCCTCAAGGCCATTCTCGAAGCCTGA
- the ehuB gene encoding ectoine/hydroxyectoine ABC transporter substrate-binding protein EhuB: MKRVFLASVLAIFSAGVVALPAAAETTLERVKRTGTIQIGFSNEKPYSFKQPDGSLAGVDYELARAAFAKLGVQTVDGVAVKFSTLIPGLKAGHFDVIAAGLFIRPDRCAEIAFAEPHIQIADAITVQKGNPKNIHSYDDVLKNPDIKIGTQQGSASRKDFDRLGIPESQRVVFQDFPEVFFALKSGRVDLTSSTIFAANETVAADGGQSVERANPFTLPVFDGKPSINYLGFGFRQDDKDLVAAFNEALGAFRGTPEYDAILAKYAVAPTDVPSPDVKLADICKG, translated from the coding sequence ATGAAGAGAGTTTTCCTGGCGTCTGTCCTGGCCATTTTTTCAGCTGGCGTCGTGGCATTGCCCGCTGCGGCCGAGACCACCTTGGAGCGCGTCAAGCGCACCGGGACCATCCAGATCGGCTTCTCAAACGAAAAGCCGTATAGTTTCAAACAGCCGGACGGCAGCCTTGCAGGTGTGGACTATGAACTGGCGCGGGCCGCATTCGCCAAACTCGGCGTTCAAACGGTCGACGGGGTGGCTGTGAAATTCAGCACGTTGATACCTGGCCTGAAGGCTGGGCATTTCGACGTGATCGCCGCCGGGCTCTTCATCCGCCCGGACCGTTGCGCTGAGATCGCCTTTGCTGAGCCGCATATTCAAATCGCCGATGCCATTACCGTTCAGAAGGGAAACCCAAAGAACATTCACAGCTACGACGACGTCCTGAAAAACCCGGACATCAAAATCGGAACGCAGCAAGGCTCGGCGTCGCGCAAGGATTTTGACCGGCTTGGTATTCCCGAGAGCCAACGTGTCGTCTTCCAGGATTTCCCGGAGGTCTTCTTCGCTTTGAAGTCAGGCCGCGTCGATCTGACGTCCTCGACCATTTTCGCGGCCAACGAGACTGTCGCTGCCGACGGTGGACAATCGGTGGAGCGGGCCAACCCGTTCACGCTTCCCGTCTTCGACGGCAAGCCGTCGATCAACTATCTCGGCTTCGGCTTTCGTCAGGATGACAAGGACTTGGTTGCCGCGTTCAATGAGGCACTGGGCGCATTCCGAGGCACACCCGAATACGATGCCATTCTTGCAAAATATGCTGTGGCGCCGACGGATGTCCCTTCGCCGGATGTAAAGCTCGCCGATATCTGCAAGGGATAA
- a CDS encoding ABC transporter permease gives MTNEIPTAPDVRRLAVSFSKTSASTLQVPAALAWKGASLLLRLLSGATVPAVVLLGLLFVIFTIGRLLPTDPVLTVIGDHAPQALYEQMYSEMHLDKPIPEQFVLFVIDMARGNFGVATTTGNPVAQDIGRFLPATIELATVAIVLGVGLGVPAGLLAVRFADRWPDSLVRVVAILGNSIPIFWMGLVGLLLFYAHLGWVAGPGRLDIVYQYTIPVVTGFVLVDTALSGNLSAFGNALSHLALPAALLGLVAFSDIARTTRGFMLWQYRQDYINVARLKGLSETRVLWRHALPNTVGPLLAVVAWNYAYLLEGAVLTETVFAWPGLGLYITQSLLASDMRAVLAGTLIIGTLFMVLNRVAEVAQARVDPRTRV, from the coding sequence ATGACAAACGAGATTCCGACGGCACCCGATGTGCGCCGTCTCGCCGTGAGCTTTTCGAAGACCTCGGCCTCGACGTTGCAGGTGCCAGCCGCCCTTGCCTGGAAGGGCGCGTCCTTATTGCTGCGGCTGCTCTCGGGTGCGACCGTACCCGCTGTCGTACTGCTGGGGCTTCTTTTCGTGATCTTTACCATAGGGCGTCTCCTGCCGACGGATCCGGTTCTCACGGTAATCGGTGATCATGCACCCCAAGCACTCTATGAACAGATGTATAGCGAGATGCATCTGGACAAGCCGATACCTGAGCAGTTCGTGTTGTTCGTCATCGATATGGCACGGGGAAACTTCGGTGTCGCCACAACCACGGGAAACCCCGTCGCGCAGGATATAGGCCGGTTCTTGCCGGCTACGATCGAGTTGGCGACCGTGGCAATCGTGCTGGGTGTTGGCCTGGGCGTGCCTGCCGGCCTGCTGGCGGTTCGGTTTGCCGACCGCTGGCCCGACAGCCTGGTGCGCGTCGTTGCGATCCTCGGGAATTCTATCCCGATTTTCTGGATGGGCCTGGTGGGGCTGCTGCTGTTTTACGCGCATCTTGGCTGGGTGGCGGGTCCGGGCCGTCTCGATATTGTCTATCAATATACGATACCCGTGGTGACCGGCTTCGTTCTCGTGGACACCGCGCTCAGCGGCAACCTGTCGGCTTTTGGCAATGCGCTGTCCCACCTTGCGCTTCCGGCCGCGCTTCTGGGCTTGGTCGCCTTCAGTGACATCGCCCGCACGACCCGTGGCTTCATGCTGTGGCAGTACCGACAAGACTATATCAACGTTGCGCGGCTGAAGGGATTGTCGGAAACGCGGGTGCTGTGGCGCCACGCCTTGCCCAACACGGTCGGACCACTCCTCGCCGTGGTGGCTTGGAACTATGCCTACCTGCTTGAGGGGGCCGTCTTGACAGAGACCGTGTTCGCCTGGCCGGGGCTTGGTCTCTACATCACCCAGTCGCTCCTCGCCTCTGATATGCGCGCGGTTCTCGCCGGAACACTGATCATCGGTACCCTCTTCATGGTGCTCAACAGGGTGGCGGAGGTTGCACAAGCGCGCGTCGATCCGCGGACACGGGTTTGA
- a CDS encoding LLM class flavin-dependent oxidoreductase: MAKKPIFFNLFELNNRTGDSHGLWRHPHSRHHEYNDIQFWIEIARKIEEGGFTALFLGDFFGASDVYKGSPEVAIRHAMQFPSNDPSLLVPSMANATTTLNFVTTISTTYEHPFHVARRLSTLDHLTKGRVGLNVVTSYIAAAARYFGLDEPIAHDRRYAIADEFLSVCYKLWEASWSDGAVRFDIDNDVHIDPTLVRPVTHQGEFFKVAGPHVCEPSLQRTPVIFQAGSSTAGRDFAARHAECVFVQGRTLAAVKENVTNIRRRAADFGRAPDDILIFHQQTAIVRPTRAEAREQLEDYARYRSPESALAQYCGSSGYDLSAVDPDSVLGYAPTEANQSRAAQYTTQSDRPFLVREVIDDVGRFGDGILVGTPVDIADQLEAIVDQTGVDGFNFNSIVTPRTVVDFVDQVIPELRNRGRIAKHRSTFRETLFGEGRARSTNASRLSK; this comes from the coding sequence ATGGCCAAGAAACCGATCTTTTTCAATCTCTTCGAATTGAACAACCGGACCGGCGACTCGCACGGTCTCTGGCGGCATCCGCATAGCCGGCATCATGAGTACAACGATATCCAGTTTTGGATCGAAATTGCACGCAAGATCGAGGAAGGCGGTTTCACCGCCCTCTTTCTTGGCGATTTCTTCGGTGCATCCGACGTCTATAAGGGGTCGCCGGAGGTCGCGATCCGCCATGCCATGCAGTTCCCCTCGAATGATCCGTCATTGCTGGTTCCGTCCATGGCCAATGCCACGACCACGCTGAATTTTGTGACGACGATCTCCACCACCTATGAGCATCCTTTCCACGTTGCCCGTCGACTTTCGACCCTCGATCACCTGACGAAAGGTCGCGTCGGACTGAATGTCGTCACGTCCTATATTGCCGCCGCCGCCCGCTATTTCGGACTGGACGAACCGATCGCGCATGATCGGAGATATGCAATCGCGGATGAGTTTCTCTCGGTATGTTACAAGCTTTGGGAGGCCAGCTGGAGCGATGGTGCGGTTCGGTTCGACATCGATAACGATGTTCATATCGATCCGACGCTCGTTCGCCCCGTCACTCATCAGGGAGAATTTTTCAAGGTCGCCGGTCCGCATGTCTGCGAGCCTTCTTTACAGAGGACACCTGTTATCTTCCAGGCGGGCAGTTCGACGGCCGGGCGCGACTTTGCCGCCCGGCACGCGGAATGTGTCTTCGTGCAGGGCCGGACATTGGCGGCCGTCAAGGAGAACGTCACCAATATCCGCCGACGCGCCGCAGACTTCGGCCGCGCGCCTGACGATATCCTGATCTTCCACCAGCAGACGGCGATCGTCAGGCCCACGCGGGCAGAGGCGCGAGAGCAACTGGAGGACTACGCGCGGTATCGCTCGCCGGAATCGGCACTGGCGCAATACTGTGGCTCGTCCGGCTATGATCTGTCCGCCGTCGATCCGGATTCCGTCCTGGGCTATGCGCCGACGGAGGCGAACCAGTCACGCGCGGCGCAGTACACCACCCAGTCAGACCGGCCATTCCTGGTGCGAGAAGTGATCGACGATGTCGGGCGCTTCGGAGACGGCATCCTGGTCGGCACCCCGGTCGACATCGCTGATCAGTTGGAAGCCATCGTCGACCAAACGGGCGTGGACGGCTTCAATTTCAATTCGATCGTTACGCCGCGCACGGTCGTCGATTTCGTTGACCAGGTCATTCCCGAACTCAGAAACCGCGGGCGTATCGCCAAGCACCGTTCGACATTTCGCGAAACCTTGTTCGGAGAAGGCCGAGCCCGGTCTACCAATGCGTCTCGGCTTTCTAAGTGA
- the ehuD gene encoding ectoine/hydroxyectoine ABC transporter permease subunit EhuD, with protein sequence MKKDDFSRGDQMNIFSIDIHGLDWFRLSVVATVLPKLMSAAGVTIYVALLAFAGALVIGIPILVARRSRLSLITRSSVFLADFIRSTPLLLQIYFYFFVMPQIGIVLPPITTGILALSIHYGCYVAEAYRAGLEALPTGQRDAVTALGFSQVDAYRHVIVPQIIPFLVPTLGNLLVSIFKETPLLASIAVTDIMFVAMQHGADYFQYIEPITLCGMIFLVISLATSFFVRQLERLVSQVWLGRKTSHG encoded by the coding sequence TTGAAGAAGGACGATTTCTCTCGTGGCGACCAGATGAACATATTCAGCATAGACATTCATGGGCTGGACTGGTTCCGGCTCTCTGTCGTGGCGACCGTCCTGCCGAAGCTGATGTCCGCCGCGGGTGTCACGATTTATGTTGCGCTGCTTGCATTTGCAGGCGCACTCGTGATCGGCATCCCGATATTGGTGGCGCGGCGCTCACGTCTTTCGCTCATCACCAGATCGTCGGTGTTCCTCGCGGATTTCATCCGCTCCACCCCCTTGCTGCTGCAAATCTACTTTTACTTCTTCGTGATGCCACAAATTGGAATCGTTCTGCCGCCGATTACAACCGGGATCCTCGCACTATCGATCCATTACGGATGCTATGTCGCGGAGGCATATCGCGCCGGTCTGGAAGCCTTGCCAACAGGGCAGCGAGACGCGGTCACCGCCCTCGGCTTTTCTCAAGTGGACGCTTACCGGCACGTCATCGTGCCGCAGATCATCCCTTTTCTCGTTCCGACACTTGGAAATCTACTCGTATCGATTTTCAAGGAAACGCCGTTGCTGGCTTCCATCGCGGTGACGGACATCATGTTTGTCGCCATGCAGCATGGTGCCGACTATTTCCAGTACATCGAACCCATCACACTTTGCGGCATGATATTCCTGGTCATCAGCCTTGCGACGTCCTTTTTCGTAAGGCAGTTGGAGCGCCTGGTGTCACAAGTCTGGCTCGGCAGAAAGACCTCGCATGGCTGA
- a CDS encoding ABC transporter ATP-binding protein: MTLQALSIDGVSVRLGTSVILDDVSLNLGQGDSLGIVGESGCGKSTLLKCIAGIHDTWSGTIEVFGRRLSARRTFADRRMLQIVFQDPAAALNPAHTVDTILREPLIVHRFDRQDKRIADVLDAVGLPRSVRFRFPGQISGGQRQRLCIARALLVEPRVLLLDEPTSSLDVSVQAEILNLLADLRVERQISYLLISHDLAVVAQLCEGIAVMAAGKIVGHTTREELRGGSKDQSYRELLLPNSKD; the protein is encoded by the coding sequence ATGACGCTCCAAGCCCTTTCCATCGACGGAGTCTCGGTCCGGCTCGGAACGTCAGTCATTCTCGATGATGTTTCACTCAATCTTGGCCAGGGCGACAGCCTCGGCATCGTCGGCGAATCAGGGTGCGGCAAAAGCACGTTGCTGAAATGCATTGCGGGTATTCACGACACATGGTCCGGAACGATCGAGGTCTTTGGGCGCAGGCTCAGCGCCCGCCGCACCTTTGCCGATCGCCGCATGTTACAGATCGTTTTCCAGGATCCGGCGGCCGCACTCAACCCGGCGCATACCGTAGACACGATCCTGCGCGAACCTTTGATCGTTCATCGCTTCGACCGTCAGGACAAGCGTATTGCCGACGTGCTTGATGCAGTCGGACTGCCGCGTTCCGTGCGCTTCCGTTTCCCGGGCCAGATTTCCGGTGGACAGCGACAACGTCTTTGCATTGCCCGCGCGCTGCTCGTCGAGCCGCGAGTTCTTCTCCTCGACGAGCCGACCTCATCGCTCGACGTGTCTGTCCAGGCCGAAATCCTCAATCTCCTGGCAGACCTGCGCGTCGAACGGCAGATTTCCTACCTCCTCATCAGCCACGATCTCGCAGTCGTCGCGCAGCTCTGTGAAGGCATCGCGGTCATGGCAGCTGGAAAAATTGTTGGGCACACCACGCGCGAGGAATTGCGGGGCGGCTCAAAAGACCAAAGCTATCGCGAGCTTTTGCTACCCAATTCAAAAGACTAG
- a CDS encoding ABC transporter permease subunit, with translation MMLAVKAWLFDDSPDTPLQAQLGRVARDVSMLLRDPVAVAGLFTVLLMVGMAALSSVLPVQNPNLQVLADRLQPPSASHWFGTDMLGRDIFSRVLSGARPTLSIVASVLALVVPVGVMAGIASGLFPRLDTPIMRLCDVFMAFPRLILAIAVAVTLGPGIATAIIAIALTGWPSYARIARAEAVTLRGAEFVQAAHVIGASRIRIMFTHILPLCLPSAIVRATLDASSIILITSGLGFLGASVPPPQAEWGAMVADGRDVIFGAWWVSTMPGIAILFFALGFNLLGDALRNLVDPRS, from the coding sequence ATGATGCTCGCAGTCAAGGCATGGCTCTTCGACGATAGCCCGGATACTCCGCTGCAGGCGCAACTGGGACGCGTTGCACGCGATGTCTCGATGCTGCTGCGCGATCCCGTAGCTGTTGCCGGTCTATTTACCGTTTTGCTGATGGTAGGTATGGCCGCGCTCTCCTCGGTGCTGCCGGTTCAAAATCCCAACCTCCAGGTTCTGGCAGATCGATTGCAGCCGCCGTCCGCCAGCCACTGGTTTGGAACCGATATGCTTGGCCGTGACATTTTTTCGCGCGTGCTATCAGGCGCGCGGCCAACACTTTCAATTGTCGCAAGCGTCCTTGCACTCGTCGTGCCCGTCGGCGTGATGGCTGGCATCGCCTCAGGGCTTTTCCCCCGGTTGGACACGCCCATCATGCGTCTGTGTGACGTCTTCATGGCGTTTCCCCGCCTTATCCTGGCGATTGCCGTCGCGGTGACGCTCGGCCCCGGTATAGCGACGGCGATCATAGCAATCGCGTTGACGGGCTGGCCCTCCTATGCGCGCATTGCTCGCGCCGAGGCGGTGACGCTTCGTGGCGCGGAGTTCGTGCAGGCCGCGCACGTCATTGGCGCCTCCCGCATTCGCATCATGTTTACGCACATTCTGCCGCTCTGCCTGCCTTCGGCCATCGTGCGTGCCACGCTCGATGCATCCAGCATCATTCTCATCACATCAGGTCTGGGGTTCCTGGGTGCAAGCGTGCCACCGCCGCAAGCGGAATGGGGAGCGATGGTTGCCGACGGGAGAGATGTCATATTCGGGGCGTGGTGGGTTTCGACGATGCCTGGCATAGCGATATTGTTCTTCGCTCTCGGGTTCAATCTGCTGGGCGATGCGTTGCGCAACCTCGTCGACCCGCGATCCTGA
- a CDS encoding ABC transporter ATP-binding protein, whose protein sequence is MLAPLLDIRDLKVGFRAPTGYVEAVKGVSFTLGRERLAIVGESGSGKSMTVRALLGLAGHNAIVTAEQARFCEMDLLRLTGRQLSAVRGHRIAMVVQDPRQGLNPIQTAGRQIAEMLRLHRRTGRSDMRKAVETLLDEVHIRNPRRVFDLYPHELSGGMAQRVMIAMMLAGGPDILIADEATSALDAVVQRRILELIDEQVRLRGMGLILISHDLELVSDFADRILVMYAGRTVETLASGQGYQTAQHPYTRGLIACVPSLDDPGRRLPVLTRDPDWAR, encoded by the coding sequence TTGCTGGCTCCGTTGCTTGATATCCGTGATCTGAAGGTCGGCTTCCGCGCTCCTACTGGTTATGTAGAAGCCGTGAAGGGCGTGAGCTTCACATTGGGCCGCGAGCGGCTCGCAATCGTTGGAGAATCCGGATCGGGGAAATCGATGACGGTTCGTGCTTTGCTCGGCCTTGCCGGGCATAATGCCATCGTAACGGCCGAACAGGCGCGTTTCTGCGAGATGGATCTGCTGCGCTTGACCGGCCGCCAACTCAGCGCAGTGCGCGGCCATCGCATCGCAATGGTGGTTCAGGATCCAAGACAAGGCCTCAACCCGATTCAGACGGCCGGTCGGCAGATCGCCGAGATGCTCCGCCTGCATCGACGGACCGGGCGGTCGGACATGCGCAAAGCGGTGGAAACACTTCTCGATGAGGTGCACATCCGCAATCCGCGCCGCGTGTTCGATCTTTATCCCCACGAACTGTCCGGCGGAATGGCGCAGCGGGTGATGATTGCGATGATGCTGGCGGGCGGGCCGGATATTTTAATTGCAGACGAGGCGACATCAGCTCTCGATGCCGTTGTCCAGAGGCGTATTCTCGAGCTGATCGACGAGCAGGTTCGGTTACGCGGCATGGGGCTCATCCTCATCAGTCACGATCTCGAGCTTGTTTCCGACTTTGCGGATCGCATCCTGGTCATGTATGCGGGCCGTACGGTAGAAACGCTGGCCAGCGGGCAGGGTTACCAGACCGCACAACATCCTTATACGCGTGGGCTGATCGCCTGCGTGCCATCACTGGATGATCCTGGGCGCCGTTTGCCGGTTCTAACGCGCGACCCGGATTGGGCCAGATGA
- a CDS encoding GntR family transcriptional regulator has product MEEMEVARVSKRHADPVARLRKAIETGHFLPGQRLPELELAEWLGVNRVNVKLALGKLDQEGLVEVERNKGARVRVISREEAVEILQTFASLETLIARNAAAKATASDGERLKGILAAVQKAQAEEDYVEYSQQINRLHAEIRRIAAHATAARIVATLNVQIARFRLQTLLFPGRIKQSIQELKEIVDAICAADGVRAGKAMLEHLNNMGKALEQNLTQIDA; this is encoded by the coding sequence ATGGAAGAGATGGAAGTGGCCAGGGTTTCTAAACGGCACGCCGATCCGGTGGCAAGGTTACGCAAAGCGATCGAGACAGGACATTTCTTGCCGGGCCAACGCCTGCCTGAGTTGGAACTGGCGGAGTGGCTCGGGGTCAATCGGGTCAATGTGAAGCTGGCGCTCGGAAAACTGGACCAGGAAGGACTTGTCGAGGTCGAGCGCAACAAAGGTGCCCGCGTGCGTGTTATAAGCCGGGAGGAAGCCGTCGAAATCCTCCAGACCTTCGCTTCGTTGGAAACGCTGATTGCACGCAACGCGGCTGCCAAGGCAACGGCCTCCGACGGCGAACGCCTCAAGGGCATTCTCGCGGCAGTTCAAAAAGCCCAGGCCGAAGAGGATTACGTGGAGTATTCGCAGCAGATCAACAGGTTGCACGCGGAGATCCGCCGCATCGCGGCCCACGCAACTGCTGCCCGCATCGTCGCGACATTGAACGTGCAAATCGCCCGCTTTCGGCTCCAGACCCTTCTGTTTCCCGGTCGCATCAAGCAATCCATCCAGGAACTGAAGGAAATTGTCGATGCCATTTGCGCAGCCGACGGAGTCCGCGCCGGCAAGGCAATGCTCGAACACCTCAACAATATGGGCAAGGCTTTAGAGCAAAACCTAACCCAGATCGACGCATAG